The following are encoded together in the Halopseudomonas salegens genome:
- the istB gene encoding IS21-like element helper ATPase IstB — MNLQHQRIQHACANLKLDTLASEWSAMADRCASQEDTLADFLEQLLRLELDARSLRSRETLLKFAGFPGRKLFEDYDFKFASGAPRKQLNELTSLAFVERAENVVLLGPSGVGKSHLAISLGHKAVAQGIKTRFIAAADLMLQLATARKQERLEQYLKRSVLAPRLLIIDEIGYLPFGREEANLFFNVIAKRYEQGSVIVTSNLPFSQWSHAFADDTTLTAALLDRLLHHAHIVQIRGESYRLKDKNAAGIAPVSGSSQGLLTNN, encoded by the coding sequence ATGAACCTGCAACATCAGCGTATCCAACACGCCTGCGCGAACCTAAAGCTCGACACGTTAGCCAGCGAATGGTCAGCCATGGCCGACCGTTGCGCCTCGCAAGAAGACACCTTGGCCGACTTCCTTGAGCAGCTATTGCGCTTGGAACTGGACGCACGGTCCCTGCGCTCCCGTGAGACCTTACTCAAGTTTGCCGGCTTCCCTGGGCGCAAGCTCTTCGAGGACTATGACTTTAAATTCGCCAGCGGAGCGCCGCGCAAACAGCTGAACGAACTGACAAGCTTGGCCTTCGTAGAGCGAGCAGAGAATGTCGTACTCCTCGGCCCCAGTGGCGTTGGCAAGAGTCATCTCGCCATCAGCCTAGGTCACAAAGCCGTCGCTCAAGGCATCAAGACACGCTTCATCGCCGCAGCCGATCTGATGCTGCAACTGGCAACAGCCCGCAAACAGGAACGCCTAGAGCAATACTTGAAGCGCAGCGTGCTAGCTCCGCGGCTGCTGATCATCGACGAGATCGGCTATCTGCCGTTTGGCCGCGAAGAAGCCAATCTGTTCTTCAATGTCATCGCCAAGCGGTACGAGCAAGGCAGTGTCATCGTAACCAGTAACCTGCCGTTCTCGCAGTGGTCCCATGCCTTCGCCGATGACACAACCTTGACGGCAGCGCTGTTAGACCGGTTGTTACACCATGCGCATATCGTGCAGATCCGTGGCGAAAGCTACCGCTTGAAGGACAAGAACGCTGCGGGTATCGCGCCGGTCTCGGGCAGCAGCCAAGGTCTATTAACC